Proteins co-encoded in one Arachis hypogaea cultivar Tifrunner chromosome 13, arahy.Tifrunner.gnm2.J5K5, whole genome shotgun sequence genomic window:
- the LOC112737171 gene encoding hexokinase-3 → MERKVVVVVAVSVAAVACGMAAAAVGWRVRKRREWKKAVRVVREVEEECETSVERLRQVVDAMAVEMHAGLASEGGSKLKMLLTHVHNLPNGSERGTYYALDLEGTYFRVLRVHLNGQQSAILEHEVELQTIPQHLLTSTSKDFFDFIASSLKEFVEKEDDSELSVARRKELGLTFSFPIKQISVCSGILITWTKGFSIVDMVGKDVPACLQEALVRKGLDLRVAALVNDTVGTLALGHYHDADTVAAIVIGTSTNACYLERTDAIIKCQGLLTTSRSMVVNMEWGNFWSSHLPRTSYDIDLNAESPNPNDQGFEKMISGMYLGDIVRRIILKMSLESDILGHISSKFSMPFILSTPMIAAMHEDDSPNLREVERILKDILEIPDVPLKVRKLMMKVCGIVTRRAARLAAAGIIGILKKIGRDGSGGITGGRRSDMKMRRTVVAIEGGLYSNYTLFREYLHEALHEILGEDIAKHVILKVTEDGSGIGTALLAASHSSNNVDRI, encoded by the exons ATGGAGAGAAAAGTGGTGGTTGTTGTGGCGGTAAGCGTGGCGGCGGTGGCGTGTGGGATGGCGGCGGCGGCGGTGGGATGGAGGGTGAGGAAGAGGAGGGAGTGGAAGAAGGCGGTTAGGGTGGTGAGGGAGGTGGAGGAAGAGTGTGAGACGAGTGTGGAGAGGCTGAGGCAGGTGGTGGACGCCATGGCCGTTGAGATGCACGCTGGTTTGGCATCAGAAGGTGGCTCCAAGCTCAAAATGCTTCTCACACATGTTCATAATCTTCCTAATGG GTCTGAAAGAGGAACATATTATGCACTAGATCTTGAAGGTACATATTTTAGGGTCTTGAGAGTTCATTTGAATGGTCAACAATCTGCTATCTTGGAACATGAAGTAGAACTACAAACTATTCCCCAACATCTATTGACCAGCACAAGCAAG GATTTCTTTGATTTCATTGCTTCTTCATTGAAAGAATTTGTTGAGAAAGAAGATGATTCAGAGCTTTCAGTGGCCAGAAGAAAAGAACTTGGCTTAACGTTTTCCTTTCCCATCAAACAAATATCTGTTTGCTCAGGCATTTTAATAACATGGACAAAAGGGTTTTCCATTGTAGATATG GTAGGAAAAGATGTTCCTGCATGTTTGCAAGAAGCCTTGGTACGAAAAGGCCTAGATTTGCGGGTAGCTGCATTG GTTAACGACACTGTTGGAACTTTAGCCCTCGGACATTATCATGATGCTGATACTGTGGCTGCTATAGTGATCGGGACTAGTACCAATGCTTGTTATTTGGAACGAACCGATGCTATTATTAAATGTCAAGGTCTTCTCACAACATCAAGATCCATG GTTGTGAATATGGAATGGGGGAACTTTTGGTCCTCTCATTTACCAAGAACATCATATGACATTGATTTAAATGCTGAGAGTCCTAACCCAAATGATCAG GGCTTTGAGAAGATGATATCAGGAATGTATCTTGGCGACATTGTGAGGAGAATCATTCTCAAGATGTCATTAGAGTCAGATATTCTTGGACATATTTCTTCAAAGTTTTCAATGCCTTTCATACTGAG TACTCCTATGATCGCCGCTATGCACGAGGATGATTCTCCAAATTTGAGAGAAGTAGAAAGAATCCTGAAAGACATCCTTGAG ATTCCTGATGTTCCTTTAAAGGTAAGAAAACTCATGATGAAAGTATGTGGGATTGTGACTCGCCGAGCCGCTCGGTTGGCAGCAGCCGGTATAATCGGTATCTTGAAGAAGATTGGTAGGGATGGGAGTGGTGGCATCACAGGTGGAAGGAGAAGTGATATGAAAATGAGAAGAACAGTTGTGGCAATTGAAGGAGGCTTGTATTCTAACTATACATTGTTTCGAGAGTACTTGCATGAAGCTTTGCATGAAATATTGGGTGAAGATATTGCTAAGCATGTAATTCTTAAGGTTACTGAAGATGGATCAGGTATTGGTACAGCATTGCTTGCTGCTTCACATTCATCCAATAATGTGGATAGAATATAG